The DNA region NNNNNNNNNNNNNNNNNNNNNNNNNNNNNNNNNNNNNNNNNNNNNNNNNNNNNNNNNNNNNNNNNNNNNNNNNNNNNNNNNNNNNNNNNNNNNNNNNNNNNNNNNNNNNNNNNNNNNNNNNNNNNNNNNNNNNNNNNNNNNNNNNNNNNNNNNNNNNNNNNNNNNNNNNNNNNNNNNNNNNNNNNNNNNNNNNNNNNNNNNNNNNNNNNNNNNNNNNNNNNNNNNNNNNNNNNNNNNNNNNNNNNNNNNNNNNNNNNNNNNNNNNNNNNNNNNNNNNNNNNNNNNNNNNNNNNNNNNNNNNNNNNNNNNNNNNNNNNNNNNNNNNNNNNNNNNNNNNNNNNNNNNNNNNNNNNNNNNNNNNNNNNNNNNNNNNNNNNNNNNNNNNNNNNNNNNNNNNNNNNNNNNNNNNNNNNNNNNNNNNNNNNNNNNNNNNNNNNNNNNNNNNNNNNNNNNNNNNNNNNNNNNNNNNNNNNNNNNNNNNNNNNNNNNNNNNNNNNNNNNNNNNNNNNNNNNNNNNNNNNNNNNNNNNNNNNNNNNNNNNNNNNNNNNNNNNNNNNNNNNNNNNNNNNNNNNNNNNNNNNNNNNNNNNNNNNNNNNNNNNNNNNNNNNNNNNNNNNNNNNNNNNNNNNNNNNNNNNNNNNNNNNNNNNNNNNNNNNNNNNNNNNNNNNNNNNNNNNNNNNNNNNNNNNNNNNNNNNNNNNNNNNNNNNNNNNNNNNNNNNNNNNNNNNNNNNNNNNNNNNNNNNNNNNNNNNNNNNNNNNNNNNNNNNNNNNNNNNNNNNNNNNNNNNNNNNNNNNNNNNNNNNNNNNNNNNNNNNNNNNNNNNNNNNNNNNNNNNNNNNNNNNNNNNNNNNNNNNNNNNNNNNNNNNNNNNNNNNNNNNNNNNNNNNNNNNNNNNNNNNNNNNNNNNNNNNNNNNNNNNNNNNNNNNNNNNNNNNNNNNNNNNNNNNNNNNNNNNNNNNNNNNNNNNNNNNNNNNNNNNNNNNNNNNNNNNNNNNNNNNNNNNNNNNNNNNNNNNNNNNNNNNNNNNNNNNNNNNNNNNNNNNNNNNNNNNNNNNNNNNNNNNNNNNNNNNNNNNNNNNNNNNNNNNNNNNNNNNNNNNNNNNNNNNNNNNNNNNNNNNNNNNNNNNNNNNNNNNNNNNNNNNNNNNNNNNNNNNNNNNNNNNNNNNNNNNNNNNNNNNNNNNNNNNNNNNNNNNNNNNNNNNNNNNNNNNNNNNNNNNNNNNNNNNNNNNNNNNNNNNNNNNNNNNNNNNNNNNNNNNNNNNNNNNNNNNNNNNNNNNNNNNNNNNNNNNNNNNNNNNNNNNNNNNNNNNNNNNNNNNNNNNNNNNNNNNNNNNNNNNNNNNNNNNNNNNNNNNNNNNNNNNNNNNNNNNNNNNNNNNNNNNNNNNNNNNNNNNNNNNNNNNNNNNNNNNNNNNNNNNNNNNNNNNNNNNNNNNNNNNNNNNNNNNNNNNNNNNNNNNNNNNNNNNNNNNNNNNNNNNNNNNNNNNNNNNNNNNNNNNNNNNNNNNNNNNNNNNNNNNNNNNNNNNNNNNNNNNNNNNNNNNNNNNNNNNNNNNNNNNNNNNNNNNNNNNNNNNNNNNNNNNNNNNNNNNNNNNNNNNNNNNNNNNNNNNNNNNNNNNNNNNNNNNNNNNNNNNNNNNNNNNNNNNNNNNNNNNNNNNNNNNNNNNNNNNNNNNNNNNNNNNNNNNNNNNNNNNNNNNNNNNNNNNNNNNNNNNNNNNNNNNNNNNNNNNNNNNNNNNNNNNNNNNNNNNNNNNNNNNNNNNNNNNNNNNNNNNNNNNNNNNNNNNNNNNNNNNNNNNNNNNNNNNNNNNNNNNNNNNNNNNNNNNNNNNNNNNNNNNNNNNNNNNNNNNNNNNNNNNNNNNNNNNNNNNNNNNNNNNNNNNNNNNNNNNNNNNNNNNNNNNNNNNNNNNNNNNNNNNNNNNNNNNNNNNNNNNNNNNNNNNNNNNNNNNNNNNNNNNNNNNNNNNNNNNNNNNNNNNNNNNNNNNNNNNNNNNNNNNNNNNNNGAATGGTTGGGTGAAAATGTTTGCAGGGTAATTCAATTTCTACAACAAAGTACAATGTTTTCACCTTTCTGCCCAAAGGTCTGTTTGAACAAGTAAGTGTTTCTTCTTGTTACTTTGATATCAGTTTGTGCATCTACTAGCTAATTAGTTTGAggaatttttttagtttaaacgTATGCATCCAATAGCTATAAAAGCCTATAAGCTGGAGGAAATTGTAGTTTAAATGAAGGAGAGTAATTGTCGAAAGATCTGCTAATAGTCGGTTAGATCTATCTATCAAGTTCCGGTTGATGCTTAAACAATATAAGGTTTACATTATTGCTCTGGCTTTTAACTACAGAAACCCTGTCAACGGCCTTTAGGGGGCTTGTGTATATTTGGAGTGATTGCAATGCACCTTTAGGTTTTAAGGGAATGAAAATCCATATATTTCGGGTCATGAAACTGCATTTCTCACAGATCTTTGAAGTCTAATATCTGATCTGAGAAATAATGTGTTTGCTGACAGTTTAGGCGCATAGCTAATATATACTTTCTTGGAATTTCATGTCTATCAATGACACCAATAAGGTATGTTACCTCCATAGCtgttgtttcattttttattacTCACTTGTGTTGTGTTAATGACTGGTAACACTTGGCCATAAcggatttaaaaattaaaactattgtttgtttgtttacccataaaacatttttttttagcCACATCTTACTTTGATCCATGGTATGAAAAACGGATTGTTGGtccaaaattttcaagattCTGATGCCATTCTATCCCTAGGAGGCTAGGATGCACttgttattatattgtttttcagTCAGTAAAGTGTGACTAGATAAGCTGTTTGTCTTTGTCCTGCAGCCCCGttaatccaataacaaatgTTGCTCCGCTGTCGATGGTGCTCCTTGTCTCTCTTATTAAAGAGGCTTTTGAAGACTGGGTAAGGCCTGACTTCTGGTTTCATCTTTTTNttttttttttttttttttttttttttgacaaccatCTTTTTTTAACATCATAAAAATATGTCATCCCTCTTGAAATGAAATAGAGTTAATTATTCAGTTAATATCCGTATTGGGTTCAAGTTAGTAAATGCTTAAGAGTTTCAGGACCCATCTGCTTCTTAACTTTTAAATCCTTCTGCAAATAATCCGTATTCTGTTGCAGAAACGATTTCAAAATGATATGTCAATAAATAACAGCACAGTGGAGGTTTTGCAAGATCAACTATGGGTACCTATTCCCTGGCGGAAGTTACAAGTCGGAGATATTATCAAGGTATACGTTTCTGACAGAAGTGATGAATTGCCTTGTGATCGAACAAGGATGTGCTGTTGAATGTTGACACACATGTTTAGTTTCTAATGCTTGAATTTGAGCCATCGCAGTAGATATCaattacctaaattaatttGTGTGGCATTATACTTCTTTCATCGTACTGGCCTTTTGAATTGATAGGCCTTCATGCCTCTGCTGCATTTTTGGATTATCAGAACTTGTTATTATCTTTAAACTTACATTCTACAAACTTGGTTAATATACTTCGTGGATATTTGCAGATTAAAAAAGATGGATTTTTTCCAGCTGATCTTCTTTTCCTGTCCAGCACAAATCCTGATGGTATCTGCTACGTGGAGGTGCTTGGCTCCTTCGgctataaaaattgtttttttcttctctttttctagcaaaaagaagCTATTTTGGAGTattgaaaatacatttttattctACTTTTATTGTGCGTGCTCTTCGTGAGTGCAGACTGCCAACCTAGATggagaaacaaatttaaaaatccGAAAGGCCCTTGAAAGGACATGGGATTACTTGACACCAGAGAAAGCTTCGGAATTTAATGGTATGAGGTCGATTATTATCTTGCGAACATTTTCATAGCTTAATATGTGCCTGTACTAGTGTCTATCATCCATTTCCTTCTGGAAATTCTCTTTTTCCTGACTGGTCCATTTGATCAATCGCCATTGTTTGTTAGTATACCAGCGTTGTTAAATGTTATACagtatttattaactttatcctaaatttctctcttttactgTGCAGGCGAAATTCAGTGTGAGCAACCTAATAATTCTTTGTACACTTTCACGGGGAATCTTATTGTAGAAAAGCAGACTTTACCTCTCTCTCCAGACCAGCTTTTATTGCGTGTATGATTAACTGTTTCTCCTTTTAGCTTTGTGTTCCGTTTCTGCTTTTTGTCTACATAATTTCAATATTCAAGACCTTATATGTTTGGGGTTTGTAAATCTTTTGCATTCGAATTTTCAGGGTTGCAGTCTTAGGAACACGGAACACATTGTTGGGGCTGTGATTTTTACGGGTCATGAGACAAAGGTAAGCTACCATGAAGCTCGTTTGATGAGAAACTAGTGGCTAGCATTCaggattttgtctttttattgaCATGCTTCTGTTTCTGCTTCCTTGTATAGTTTTTCTGTATACAGTCTGATCTACTTATGGTGAATGGAATGTATGTAGGTGATGATGAATGCCATGAATGCTCCTTCCAAAAGAAGTACACTGGAAAAGAAACTCGACAAACTCATTATTACAATCTTTTGTGCTCTTGTCATAATGTGCCTGATTGGAGCTATAGGGTGGTATGGATTCTGTCAGTTTCCTTTTGGTTTATCCAGTCGTATAATGATATTTGATCATATTTTTGGTTCGTAGATCCCGCATGGATTTGAAAATCTGTTATATGTTGCAGTGCCATTGTGACAGATCGTGACCACTTTTATTTGGGTCTTCATAAGAAAGATTGGGAATACCGTAATGGCTTGACGGTATTAACCTTGCATAGTGAATTGATTTCTTGCATCTATGGATTGCTGGTTCTTATAGTACCTTTTGGTGCCACAGATAGcgtttttcacattttttactCTAGTCACTCTTTTCTCTACAATCATACCAATCTCCTTGTATGTTTCTATCGAGGTATGTATATCCCCAAatatcttcttttaatttcttagaCGTCACTTAAGTTTTTTGAATGATTCCTCGTTTCCTCCCTAAATGGAACACAGATGATCAAGTTTATTCAGTCAACTCAGTTTATCAACCGAGATCTTCACATGTATCATGTTGAGACAAACACTCCTGCCTCCGCCAGGACTTCCAATTTAAATGAGGAGCTTGGACAGGTTAACTTTTAATCCACTCTCCCATCACCCCATGTTTAATATAATTGGTTTTGGTGCAATCATCTAGATTGTTGCTAAATCATTTCTCTTAATGATATGCTTCTCTTGTGATCTGACATTCAGAGATGCAATTACtatttattggtatttttcAGGTGGAATACATATTTTCTGATAAAACTGGAACTCTCACAAGAAATTTGATGGAGTTTTTTAAGTGTTCAATTGGAGGAATAAGTTATGGATGTGGTATCACTGAAATAGAAAGAGGAATTGCTCAGCGCGATGGCTTAAAAATTCAAGAGGTATAATTTCTTCTCACATGATGAAGTTGCATTACTCATTCTggaacaaaaaatgattttgttgtACGCTCTAATTTCCTCAGGATCAAAGGTCGACTGGTGCTATAAGAGAAAAGGGATTTAATTTCGATGATCCAAGGCTTATGCGAGGAGGTTGGAGAAACGAACCTAATCCCAATCTTTGCAAGGTGTCTTTCATATACTGTAGATTTAATTCGCAATTAGTTTAAGAATTCTAATAGCTAGGGGATGTATGATTTGGCTAGTTTTAAAAGACCTCTGCCCATATGAGAAGCCTGAGTAAATGTTGTCTGGGAGAAATGATGAGATATTCCCTTCTCTGGAGCCTAgaatgagaaaaacaaacagaatCTTATTAACAATCTTCCATTTCTGAGAATTTAGTTAACCTTGGGGTTCCATATTCCTCCTCGCTGTTATTAGGCATGCAATTGACAATAACATAAATGTATCATATGTTAAATTTTGTAGGAATTTTTCAGATGCCTAGCCATATGCCACACAGTCCTTCCTGAAGGGGATGAGTCCCCGGAGAAGATCGTTTATCAAGCTGCATCTCCAGATGAAGCTGCTCTAGTTACCGCCGCTAAGAATTTTGGATTCTTCTTTTACAGGTTATTCTCGTTTACATTTCAGCTTTCAATAGACAAGTTGAAAGTGCAAGCAATCTGACAATGAGCTGAGAAAAGCTGAAATTCATAAAAGTTGTATTTGTTCCACAATGAGCTGAGAAAAGGTGCGTTTTGTTTTTCAAGTCTCTATGAATTTCTTTGAGACAACTTTCATGTATTTTCAGGCGTACACCAACTATGGTGTATGTTCGCGAGTCTCACACGGAGCAGATGGGAAAGATCCAAGATGTGTCTTATGAGATTCTTAATGTTCTCGAGTTCAACAGGTGTATCAGGCTACTGACCGTtagctttttctcttttccatgGTTAAGCATACTAATGAAATGTTACACCATGCATTAACAGTACAAGGAAGCGTCAGTCAGTTGTGTGTCGTTTTCCAGATGGGAGACTTGTACTCTACTGTAAGGTAAACAGTTTTTTAGGTAATTGGCTGAGCCTGTGGTGTTCCATATCAATATGATATTTACTTTGAATAATTTCTACAGGGTGCAGATACTGTAATTTTTGAAAGATTGGCTTACGGTATGGAAGATGTTAGAAAAGTAACAGGAGAGCACTTAGAACACTTTGGATCGTCTGGGTTGCGTACCCTTTGTCTGGCCTATAAAGATTTAAATCCTGAAGCCTATGATAGTTGGAATGAAAGATTCATCCAGGCCAAGTCTGCTTTGCGAGATCGTGAGAAGAAATTAGATGAGGTATAATGctcttttgtaatatttttgctTACAACGCTTATGGCAAATCAAAGATAGAACTTGGCTAGCAGTGGCGATAAGAACTTGTTCAACTGATATTCAACATATAGCAGTGAGACTGGTGTACTTTTGAGTTGCCGGGAAAgatctttctttaatttatagCAGGAAAATTTTGTAATCCTGGCCCATGCAGGTTGCAGAACTTATTGAGAAGGATCTTATCCTGATTGGATCATCTGCAATAGAAGACAAGCTTCAGGAAGGGGTACCTACCTGCATAGAGACCTTATCAAGAGCTGGGATTAAGATCTGGGTGCTAACAGGGGACAAGATGGAAACTGCAATTAATATTGCTTATGGTAAGTGCCACAAACTTTTTCTCatacttcttctttgttcttcttccattttAACTTTTTGCTCCTTGATTCTTTTAATCAACTTTCAGCTTGCAACTTAATCAACAATGAGATGAAACAGTTTATTATCAGTTCGGAAACTGACGCAATCAAGGAAGCTGAAGAAAGGGTAAGTCTTACAGATGCCCCTTATGGTGTATGGTTATCATTGATTGCAGTCGtaataattgaaaaaattatctaaaagcAGGGCAACCAAGTTGAAATTGCGCGTGTCattaaagaagaagtgaagaaggaACTGAAGAAGAGCCTTGAAGAAGCTCAACAGTATCTGCATACTGTAGCTGGTCCAAAATTGGCTCTTGTTATCGATGGGAAGTGTTTGATGTATGCATTAGACCCGGCTTTACGTATAACTTTGCTCAGCTTGAGCTTGAACTGTACTTCGGTTGTGTGCTGTCGCGTTTCTCCTTTACAGAAAGCGCAGGTAATTTTCATGACTTGTTTATTGATTACTACTTACATGGTGGTCTGGCATGACAAGCAAAGGGCCCTGAAATGTATTTTTCTCTGCAATAACTGTTACATAATTGCTGGTCTGGGGATTCTTCGCAACAATAGACATACTTTGTGCTTTGGTGGGAACATATGTTCTTACCTTTTAATTTACTCTTGTGActgatttctgatttttaatAAGTGACACTAATGTAAATTTTAGGTTACAAGCTTGGTGAGAAAAGGAGCAAAAAAGATAACACTTAGCATTGGTGATGGTGCCAATGATGTTAGCATGATTCAAGCCGCTCATGTTGGTGTAGGAATTAGTGGGATGGAGGGAATGCAAGCTGTGATGGCTAGTGATTTTGCTATTGCTCAGTTTAGATTTCTTACGGATTTGCTGCTTGTCCATGGAAGGTGGTCATATCTAAGAATCTGCAAGGTTGGTCTCTCACCTCAAAAAAATTCTTCTAATGTTGCTGTTACTGACAGTCTTTTAATTTTGCAGGTGGTCATGTATTTCTTCTACAAGAACCTTACCTTCACTTTGACTCAGTTTTGGTTCACATTTCGAACTGGATTTTCGGGTCAAAGGTTTTATGATGATTGGTTCCAGTCATTATACAACGTTTTCTTTACAGCCCTTCCTGTGATTGTCCTTGGGCTGTTTGAGAAGGTACTGATTTCCCCATTCGTTCTATTTAAGAGTGTTCATAAATACCATCATGTGTACCTTTTGTTTTGGATCGATAATTTTATACTGACTTGTGCATTTGCTAGGATGTGAGTGCATCCCTCTCAAAGAGATATCCTGAACTATATAGAGAGGGAATTCGTAATTCCTTTTTCAAATGGAGAGTCGTGGCAGTGTGGGCTTCTTCTGCTGTATATCAATCTTTGGTATGCTATCTCTTCGTAACCGCCTCAGCTTTTGATGGCAAAAATTCATCAGGCAAAACTTTTGGTCTTTGGGACGTGAGCACAATGGTCTTTACCTGTCTGGTCATAGCCGTGAACCTACGGATTCTTTTGATGAGCAACTCGATTACCAGATGGCATCATATCACAGTTGGAGGAAGCATTTTGGCATGGCtcgtttttgcttttgtatatTGTGGGATTATGACGCCACGTGATAGAAATGTAAGCTATGTTTCCTCATTGGGTCAAAAGGTTCCCTAGTTATTATATATGATATGGTTTCTGATTCTAACTGTTTTTGCTTTGTGTATGCAGGAGAATGTCTACTTTGTCATATATGTCCTAATGAGTACATTTTATTTCTACTTCACATTGCTGCTTGTTCCGGTTGTTGCTCTTCTGGCCGATTTTATCTACCAAGGGTAAGTAAAACTTGAATCTCCAATCACAAG from Camelina sativa cultivar DH55 chromosome 3, Cs, whole genome shotgun sequence includes:
- the LOC104768800 gene encoding phospholipid-transporting ATPase 3-like isoform X1, with protein sequence MVIPGGLSVDSSTNHLRAPSRTVTLGRIQPQAPTYRTVYCNDRDSNYLVRFKGNSISTTKYNVFTFLPKGLFEQFRRIANIYFLGISCLSMTPISPVNPITNVAPLSMVLLVSLIKEAFEDWKRFQNDMSINNSTVEVLQDQLWVPIPWRKLQVGDIIKIKKDGFFPADLLFLSSTNPDGICYVETANLDGETNLKIRKALERTWDYLTPEKASEFNGEIQCEQPNNSLYTFTGNLIVEKQTLPLSPDQLLLRGCSLRNTEHIVGAVIFTGHETKVMMNAMNAPSKRSTLEKKLDKLIITIFCALVIMCLIGAIGCAIVTDRDHFYLGLHKKDWEYRNGLTIAFFTFFTLVTLFSTIIPISLYVSIEMIKFIQSTQFINRDLHMYHVETNTPASARTSNLNEELGQVEYIFSDKTGTLTRNLMEFFKCSIGGISYGCGITEIERGIAQRDGLKIQEDQRSTGAIREKGFNFDDPRLMRGGWRNEPNPNLCKEFFRCLAICHTVLPEGDESPEKIVYQAASPDEAALVTAAKNFGFFFYRRTPTMVYVRESHTEQMGKIQDVSYEILNVLEFNSTRKRQSVVCRFPDGRLVLYCKGADTVIFERLAYGMEDVRKVTGEHLEHFGSSGLRTLCLAYKDLNPEAYDSWNERFIQAKSALRDREKKLDEVAELIEKDLILIGSSAIEDKLQEGVPTCIETLSRAGIKIWVLTGDKMETAINIAYACNLINNEMKQFIISSETDAIKEAEERGNQVEIARVIKEEVKKELKKSLEEAQQYLHTVAGPKLALVIDGKCLMYALDPALRITLLSLSLNCTSVVCCRVSPLQKAQVTSLVRKGAKKITLSIGDGANDVSMIQAAHVGVGISGMEGMQAVMASDFAIAQFRFLTDLLLVHGRWSYLRICKVVMYFFYKNLTFTLTQFWFTFRTGFSGQRFYDDWFQSLYNVFFTALPVIVLGLFEKDVSASLSKRYPELYREGIRNSFFKWRVVAVWASSAVYQSLVCYLFVTASAFDGKNSSGKTFGLWDVSTMVFTCLVIAVNLRILLMSNSITRWHHITVGGSILAWLVFAFVYCGIMTPRDRNENVYFVIYVLMSTFYFYFTLLLVPVVALLADFIYQGVERWFLPYDYQIVQEIHRHEPDSSNADQLEIANELTPEEARSYAISQLPREISKHTGFAFDSPGYESFFASQLGIYAPQKAWDVARRASMRSRPKAPKKN
- the LOC104768800 gene encoding phospholipid-transporting ATPase 3-like isoform X2, giving the protein MTGILITSSGSRVIQFLQQSTMFSPFCPKVCLNKRIANIYFLGISCLSMTPISPVNPITNVAPLSMVLLVSLIKEAFEDWKRFQNDMSINNSTVEVLQDQLWVPIPWRKLQVGDIIKIKKDGFFPADLLFLSSTNPDGICYVETANLDGETNLKIRKALERTWDYLTPEKASEFNGEIQCEQPNNSLYTFTGNLIVEKQTLPLSPDQLLLRGCSLRNTEHIVGAVIFTGHETKVMMNAMNAPSKRSTLEKKLDKLIITIFCALVIMCLIGAIGCAIVTDRDHFYLGLHKKDWEYRNGLTIAFFTFFTLVTLFSTIIPISLYVSIEMIKFIQSTQFINRDLHMYHVETNTPASARTSNLNEELGQVEYIFSDKTGTLTRNLMEFFKCSIGGISYGCGITEIERGIAQRDGLKIQEDQRSTGAIREKGFNFDDPRLMRGGWRNEPNPNLCKEFFRCLAICHTVLPEGDESPEKIVYQAASPDEAALVTAAKNFGFFFYRRTPTMVYVRESHTEQMGKIQDVSYEILNVLEFNSTRKRQSVVCRFPDGRLVLYCKGADTVIFERLAYGMEDVRKVTGEHLEHFGSSGLRTLCLAYKDLNPEAYDSWNERFIQAKSALRDREKKLDEVAELIEKDLILIGSSAIEDKLQEGVPTCIETLSRAGIKIWVLTGDKMETAINIAYACNLINNEMKQFIISSETDAIKEAEERGNQVEIARVIKEEVKKELKKSLEEAQQYLHTVAGPKLALVIDGKCLMYALDPALRITLLSLSLNCTSVVCCRVSPLQKAQVTSLVRKGAKKITLSIGDGANDVSMIQAAHVGVGISGMEGMQAVMASDFAIAQFRFLTDLLLVHGRWSYLRICKVVMYFFYKNLTFTLTQFWFTFRTGFSGQRFYDDWFQSLYNVFFTALPVIVLGLFEKDVSASLSKRYPELYREGIRNSFFKWRVVAVWASSAVYQSLVCYLFVTASAFDGKNSSGKTFGLWDVSTMVFTCLVIAVNLRILLMSNSITRWHHITVGGSILAWLVFAFVYCGIMTPRDRNENVYFVIYVLMSTFYFYFTLLLVPVVALLADFIYQGVERWFLPYDYQIVQEIHRHEPDSSNADQLEIANELTPEEARSYAISQLPREISKHTGFAFDSPGYESFFASQLGIYAPQKAWDVARRASMRSRPKAPKKN